Sequence from the Meriones unguiculatus strain TT.TT164.6M chromosome 5, Bangor_MerUng_6.1, whole genome shotgun sequence genome:
AGGAATCTTAAGACTCCTGTGGAGTCCATCCCTCAAGACTGGGTGGACACTTTCATTTAATTATGAACTTAGAATGAGATGGCCCTGAGCTTATTataattgtagttttgtttagCACCCTAATTTTACTTGTCAAAAGAGGGAAAAATAAGGAGTATGCTCACCCTGAACTTATCCCGATATTGGATGCTCAGGCTCTCTTCACAGAGGCATCATGGCTGGAGATTAACATCTAGGTTGGAGGCAGAGTCACTTAAGAGAGTTCAGAGAAAAACCAGGATTTCTCTAGAAACAGAACTTGTCTCCATCATTCTAtccttttggtcatttttttcttttctgcttcatgcagggaaggagctgatctgtcattcacagagctgcattctgtctcccaggACACTGCATGAGAAAACCAGCAGCTGACATGTACAGAGATCACTTTGTGCCTGAAACAGTTCCATGCTTGGTGTGTAGGTAGAATCCTCACACCTAGGGGCTTCTTGACTGTGCATATGTTCCAGAGTTGCTGACTGGAGCTCATCTTCTGAGTGCTTATGGTCACACTCTAAAGAAATGGCAGATAGTCGGCAGGATTTGATTCAGAGTCCAAACtggtaattatttgttctggagATTAATTAAGAACATTTGTCctggccgggcagtggtggtgcatcttttcaatcccagcactcaggaggcaaaggcaggaggatctctgagttctaggtcagtgttgtctacagagtgatttccaggacagccaggactacatagagaaaccctaacttgaaaaaccgagagagagagagagagaaagagagagagagagagagagagagaaaacgaggaggaggaggcagaggtaagaggggcagggagggggagagagacagacagaaagagacatagagaatgaATGATTAATGACTGAATGAAAAAGAGAGTGAATGACTACTTGGCCAGCAATGAAGAGGGCAGTGAGATAAATGACCCTGTGCACGTGGGTCTGACAATCAAGTGAGATGCAGCTATTACCCCTGAATAAACGAAACATGTGGATCAGGAGAGGTTAATTTTTTATAACTTGTGGAAATGTTTAATGTACAAGAaagtttgtattttgagacaggcctacAATGGTCTGCACAGTTCAGTTTTGCATGGGAAGCATCAGGACAGTGGGGACAATGGGGACTATGGGGATGGCCTCAAGGGAGTCTGAGATGGAGCTGAGTTCTTTTTGGATGAGGTGGAATTGGGATGAATTGACATCTTGTTGCCATCTCAGTGTTGGGGGGTAATGCTTCATTACCAGTATTTGtaatgaagagttttctcttttctcctcagatttttggtacttcaaataaacacacatacaatgaataaagccagcatactccacactaacacaaacattaaaatcaccttgttctctgaaatgagtgttgggatctcagccaacagcatccTTTTCGTCTTCCATCTCTGTATGCTCATTGGTGCGCACAGGCCTAAGCTCATTGATCTCGCCATTGGATTCTTGACCCTGACCCAACTACTGATGCTGCTAACTATGGGACTCATAGCTGCAGACATGTTTATGTCTCAGGGGAGGTGGGACCCCACCACATGCCAATCCCTTATCTATCTGCACAGGTTCTTGAGGGGCCTCTCCCtttgtgctgcctgtctgctgaatgtcctctggaccatcatcctcagccctagaagctgctgcttagacaagtttaaacataaatttGCCCCTGACATCTCCTGCaccctttttctttgtgttctctacatgtcttttagcagttacctcCTGGTATCAATAAGTGCCATCCCCAATTCGACCTcagataattttatgtatgttactCAGTCTTGCTCACTTCTCCCACTGAGTTACTCCAGACAAAACACATTTTCCACACTGGTGGtcttcagggaagcctttcttatcaGTCTCATGGTGTTCTCCAGCGGGTACATGGTGACTCTTTTATACAGACACATGAAGCAGGCccggcatcttcacagcaccaaactttctccaaaagcatccccagagCGAAGGGCCACccggaccatcctgctgctcatgagcttctttgtggTTCTCTACATTTTGGACAGTGTTATCTTCCACACaagaatgaagttcaaagatgGCTCTCTGTTTTACTATAT
This genomic interval carries:
- the LOC132654068 gene encoding vomeronasal type-1 receptor 44-like, yielding MNKASILHTNTNIKITLFSEMSVGISANSILFVFHLCMLIGAHRPKLIDLAIGFLTLTQLLMLLTMGLIAADMFMSQGRWDPTTCQSLIYLHRFLRGLSLCAACLLNVLWTIILSPRSCCLDKFKHKFAPDISCTLFLCVLYMSFSSYLLVSISAIPNSTSDNFMYVTQSCSLLPLSYSRQNTFSTLVVFREAFLISLMVFSSGYMVTLLYRHMKQARHLHSTKLSPKASPERRATRTILLLMSFFVVLYILDSVIFHTRMKFKDGSLFYYIQILVSHGYATVSPLVFICTEKRITKFLRSLWDRKLNI